The window CTTTGGCCCTTCGAATGATCAAGCTGGGGCTCAATGCCGAGCTTGACGGCCAGGTGGGACTCCAGGAGTTTGCCGGAAATGCGACGCTTTTGTACTACCTGACCCAGGAAGCCCAGGAGGGCAAACATGCGTTTCTGGAAAAGAGGAAACCAAATTTTTCTCAGTTTCCGAAATTTCCCTGATTTGGGCTTAGGTCTCCTTAATTTTATCAGGTGCAAATGATGAAAGCACGTGTCATTGAACATAAGTTGCAGTTTAAACGGCCTGCCGGAACTTCCCGGGGGGTGTTGAACCACCGCCGGGTCTGGTACCTTGTTCTGGAAAAAGAGGGCCGGATTGGGGTGGGGGAGTGCGCGCCTTTGCCGGGGTTGAGTGCTGAAACCATTCCTGACGTGGAACAGGCCCTTGCAGCGCTTGCCGCGGACCCGGATGGCTTTTGTGCCCGGTCAGACCCGCACAGTTTGCCCTCTTCGGTGTGGTTTGCCGTGGAAACAGCTCTCAAGGATTTGGAAGAGGACAGCAATCAGATCCTTTTTCCTTCCCGGTTCACCAGTGGAGAAAAAGGTATCCCCATCAATGGACTGATCTGGATGGGGGAACTGTCGTTCATGAAAGAACAGGTCCGGCAGAAACTGGATATGGGGTGGCGGTGCATCAAGCTTAAAATCGGAGCGCTTCAGTTTGATGATGAGCTTGCCGTCCTTAAAGGGATCAGGGCGGAATACAGCCCCGACGACGTCATTTTACGGGTGGATGCCAACGGCGGATTTACCCCTGACCAGGTTATGGACCGGCTTGGGCAACTGGCAGAGCTGGAAATCCACTCCATAGAGCAGCCCATCGCAAAAGGGCAGTGGCCGCAGATGGCCGGGATATGCAGGCACTCTCCCCTGGACATTGCCTTTGATGAGGAACTGATCGGGATTACGGAGCGCGTAGAAAAAATTCGTCTGCTGGACACCCTGTCCCCCCGGTACCTGGTCCTTAAACCCAGCCTGCACGGCGGGATGAAAGGCTGTGACGAATGGATTGAACTGGCCCGTGTCAGGGGTATCGACTGGTGGATCACCTCCTATCTTGAGTCCGACCTGGGTTTAAATGCCATTGCCCAGTGGACGTTTTTAAAGCAGCCCCATCTGCACCAGGGCCTGGGTACGGGGCAGCTGTTTACCAATAATATGGCATCTCCCCTGGCAATCCGCGGAGAACAACTTTTTTTTGATCCGGACAAACCGTTTGTCTTTCCGGGGATTTTTTAAGACTGTGAATCTTTTTCCGGAGACCATATGCATCAACGGGGCCGTACACCGGGTGGAAACGCTTCTGGAAAAAAGCAGTCCGGTGTGTCCCGCGGGCATTGAATCCGATCTCATTGAGTTTCTGGCCCAATGGTATGGGCCGCAAAATTTTATCACCGTTCACACCTCCGGCAGCACCGGTGCGCCCAAGCCCATTGCTTTGGACAAGCAGTTTGTGGCCCGAAGCGCCGGACGCACGATTCAGTTTTTCGGGCTGGAGCCCGGGCAACGCGTCCTGCTGTGTCTGCCTTTAAGGTATATTGCCGGAAAGCTGATGGTGATCCGGGCGCTTTTAGGGCAGCTTGACCTTTGCCCTGTTGATCCGGCCAGTGATTTTTCCTTTTTGGCCCAATGCAGGGATACACCTTTTCGGTTTGCGGCCATGGTGCCCAATCAGGTGTCAAAACTTCTGGATGATCCGGCACGGTTTGAGGGGCTTGACTCTTTGCTTATCGGCGGTTCAGCCCTTTCGTCACGACTTGAAACCCGATTACAGAACGTCCCCACATCCTGTTTTGCAAGCTACGGCATGACGGAAACCGCCACACACATTGCCCTCCGCCGGATAAACGGGCCGGAGGCATCCGATGGTTTTCACTGTCTTCAGGGAATTTGTGTGGGATTGTCTGAAACGGGCTGCCTGACCATTGACATGCAGGGCTTAGACAGGCTTGTCACCAACGACCTGGCGCAGCTTGATGACGCAAAAACCTTTAGAATCCTGGGCCGGGCCGATCATGTGATCATCTGTGGCGGCATTAAATATTTTCCTGAAACCATCGAAAAAAAGCTGGAAAAGGCCATTGAACAGCCTTTTTTCATCGGCTCTCTGCCCGATGAGACTCTGGGACGCCGCATGGTTCTGGTCATTGAAGCCTTGCCTGACAACGTCCTTGAAAAAAGGGTGGCACAATCGCTGGCCCGGTGTCTGGACCGTTACGAACGGCCCAGAAAAATTGTGTTTAAGAAACCATTTGAGCGCACTGAAACCGGTAAAATCATAAGGACTTTTTAACGGCCATGTCGGTAATATTCCTGCATCACCGTTTCCGGTACCATGCCGCCGCCTGTTCCCCAGACAAGGTGGGCGGCGTTTTCAAGTTTTGGAGCTAACCCGTGTTGATTCAGGTAGCTCAAGCCCTGGGAGCTGTTTAAAAGGCCCATCGGGCCGGCCAGACCTGCGGCCGCAGATGGTTCAAGAAAAATGGATTCCTGATCGGCCAGTGCCTGTAAAAGCCGGTAAAGGTCGGCATCCGGAACCGTGTAGACCCCGCTGATCAGGGCCCCCAAAGTTTTCCCCACAAAACCCGAGGGTCGTCCCACGGCAAGGCCGTCGGCATCCGTACGGTTGGAAAGACCGAAGTCCCGGACACTGATCTTGTCATGAAGCCCGGTCATCAGCCCTAAAAGCATACAGGGCGACGGGGTGGGCTCTGCAAAAAAACAGTGGACAAAGTCGCCGAAAACCAGTTTGAGGCCCAGGGTGATGCCGCCGGGGCCGCCGCCGACCCCGCAGGGCAGGTAGACAAAAAGCGGATGATCCTTGCCCACGCGAATGTTTTGCTCTGTCAGTTGTTTTTCCAGCCGTCCCGCAGCCACGGCATAGCCCAGCAGAAGATCCTTTGAGTTTTCATCGTCAATGAAGTGCATTCTGGAGTCCGTTGCCGCCTGTCTTCGTCCTGCGGCCACGGCGTTGCTGTAATCGCTTTCATATTCGATCACGTTGACCCCGCACGTCTTCAAGCGCTGCTTTTTCCAAAGCGCCGCATCTGCCGACATATGCACATGGACCTTGAATCCCAGTTGGGCGCCCATAATGCCGATGCTAAGTCCCAGGTTTCCTGTGGACCCCACCGCAATGGAATATTGGGAGAAATACCGTTTGAAATCTTCCCCGGCAAGGCAGGCGTAGTCGTCTTTAAGCGTCAGCAGACCCTGATCAAAAGCCAGGGTCTCAGCCACCTTGAGCACTTCATAAATACCGCCCCGGGCCTTGATGGAGCCCGAAACAGCAAGAAGGTTGTCGCATTTTGTTAACAGTGTTCCCGGCTCTCTTGTATTGGGGATTGCACCAGAAAACCGGCTGGCTTGCCATGATGTTTTTGAGCAGCGGCAGGTCCTGCTGCCATTGCTCAATCAATAAATATGGCCTTGAGGTTCCATTTGCACATCACTGTCAAGACTTCCGGCTGGAACAACCAACAGACCTCCATCCATTTGTATATTGGGAAGAGCTGATCCACAATTCGAGCAAAAATTTTTTATATGCCCCTCTGATTTGAAATTAAAGGTTTTGGCTTTATCTTTCCCCGATAGACATATTAACTTACGTTCTGTTGACATTTTAACGTAAACATATCAAAGCTGCAGCAAATCGAACAAAATACATATAATTTTTTGCCCATTTTTCAAACCGGGAGAAAACCCGACGGAATTGTTTCAGCTTGCCAATAAAACGCTCAATAAGATTGCGTTCTTTATAGATATGCTTGTCATATTCCCGGGGTAACTTTCGGTTTGATTTGGGGGGAATAACAGGAATAATCTCCTGTTTCTTAAGCTGTTCAATCAGTTTATCTGCGTCATAAGCTCTATCCATCAATGCATATGTAGCCCGTATCCCTTCAATAAGAGTATAGGCTTGGGTTACATCGGCTGCCTGTCCACCTGTGAGAATGAAATTGAGCGAATTTCCGAGAGCATCGCACATCACGTGAATTTTTGTTGTAAAGCCGCCTTTAGAGCGCCCAAGAGCCTGATCAGGAAGATCACTAAGATGCTTCTGGGTGCTCCGGCCGCACAAGCATGTGCACGTACTATAGTACCGTCAATCATAATACATTCCATATCTGGATCATCTGAAAAATGGGAATGTATGGCATCCCAAATGCCTTTATCCCCCCATCTAATGAAACGTTTGTATACACTGTTCCACTTGCCCCTGTCTGGTGGCAGTAATCGCCACTGCGCACCACTGCGAAGAACCCAAAGGACTGCTTCAATAAACTTTCGGCAGGATTTTTCCACTCCGCTATAGATCGTTTTTAGGGTTTTAAGAAATACCCAGATTTTATGCCAAATAAGATCCGTAAGATTCGCGTTTCCCATGGGTTATCCCTCCAGATGGCTAATATTAAGGAAGGCAAATTATGAATGCTTTAACAAATGTCAACAGAACGTAGTGTCTTGATATAGAATCAAATTTTTAAGAGGCTTTCTTTTTAACCTTCAGTCAATTGGAGACTATCCTGACTATCGCCTGGGTGGCAACGGGGAATTTGAATCCACGCAGCATATTTTATAGGGCGTTACTTTGATTTGTTATTGGTGATGGCATCATATTTTCGAATGGCCCGGTTTAATAAGTCCACGCGTTCATTTTTCTCACTGTGATAGGAGTTTCCTATTTTTACGTCCAAGTACTTTTTATACTGAAAGATTATCTTGGCTTCATTTTTTTAACGGGATAACAATACAACTACTTATTTTTACTTAAAAAATACATAATCACCTATTAAACTCAAATATCAACAAAGTAAAATGTGTTACGCAACCTATTATTGCAACTCCGTCTGTTCACGCACAGTTCCTCAGTCCCGCCTCAGGGGCTCAAAGAGCGAATCATCTCGGCCATGGTGATTTGAGCCTGAGTTAGGGCGGTTTCAGGATCCTCTGACCGAGCTGCCCAGAAGGCCGCCTCATTGGCAGCACCTGATATGATATGGGCCAAAGCATCAACGGGGAAGGGGCGAAGTACTCCGTTGGCCATGAGCTCTGCTAAAAAAGCGCGGTATTTTCCTTGGACATGATCTTCATCAATCTCCCGCCATTCTTCCCAGCCCAGAACTGCCGGTCCTTCGGTAAGCAAAATACGTTGCAAACCGGGGTCGAGACAGGCCGCTAAAAACTCATTGTTTCCTGCAATGAGCATCTCCATAGGGTCCAGGACCTGTTCTACAGCGGTTTTCACACGCTTCTCGATCTCTGTTTGCACCTGATTCAGTACTGCACGGAATAGCCCTTTCTTGCCATCAAAGTGATGATATAACGCTCCACGGGTAACACCTGCGGTTGTTACAATTTGCTCGGCGGATACCCCTGCAAAACCGTATTCGGCAAATAAACGCCGTGCCTCATCAAGGATACGGTTGATGGTGCGCCGGCTACGCTCGTCCTGCTTGTTTCCGGTCCCGATATTGGATTGTTTGCCTTTTTTCATAAAACCCTCCTTGACATACATACAGCATGTATGTAACATATTTTCGCTTCATATCCAATAAAAATGGATATGAAGCGGTGGACAATATTGATCTAAAGCAAGGATAAACACAATGTTCTCACAATACAATGTTAACAGAAGACAATTCCTGAAGATGGCTGGAATGGCCGCTATAGCGAATTGGACGAAGCCTGTTTGGGGGGATACTTTTATGAAAAAAAATGTAAAGATGTCGTTGATTGAATTGGCTGGTACACCAGCCGAAGTGGGCCGAGGCTGGGGGAAAGCCATGGCTGAAAACATGCATCAAGGCTTGAATCGGATACTAACCGCGGTTAACGAGGTACACAAGACCTCGCGCACGGAAGCCCTGTCTTATGCCATGAAGCTGTGGCCGACGGCTAAACAGTTCGACCCTGAACTTGAACCATTTGTTCGCGGTCAGGCCCAGGGTGCAGGAATGAGCCTGGAGGAGGCGTGGGCTACACGATGCGGCTTAGAGCTGCTTTTTGTGAACACCGGACTGGCTGCCATGTGCACCACCCTGGCCGGTACCGGTCTGGCTACTCCTGATGGTCAATCCATCATGGGCCAGAATATAGACTGGTTCAAGGGTACGCCGATTGCCCTTTTACATATCAAGCGAAGTGACGGCCTGCGACAATTGGTGCTGCCTTTGCTGGGCTTGGGTGAATACACACTTAATTCAGCAGGTTTGGCCTGTTGTCTCAACGGTGTTTCGGCCATGCAGCCAAATTTGAAACCAAAAATTTCCATGGGAGCTTATCTGCCACTATCCATGCGGCAAACCGACATAACCAAGGCACGCCAGTTGCTCGAACAGGCATGCCGGGGGATAGTTGCCGTTACCTTGGCAGACGCAAAAGGCAACCTTTTGTGTGTTGAAGGTACCCTGGACGACTATGAGGTCCTCCAGCCACATGACGGATTTCTTACCCACGCCAATAATTACAAGACATTGCGCTTTCAGGCAGTGGACGGCTGCCAGATGATATTCCCAGACAGCCAGGCTCGAACCGCACGCATGGATGAATTGGCCGCTGGACTGGCCGGACAACTTACACCCCAGACTCTTGGTCAAGCACTGATGGACCACCAGGGGTTCCCCAACTCAATCTGCCGCCACCCGGATCCGTCCGTGCCGCCGGGATTACAAGCGGAGTCGCTGGGGTCATTTATAATGTTGCCGTCCGAGGGCGCTATGCTGGTAGCCGAAGGCAACCCCTGCACGCATGAATATGTACGTTATGATGTTTGATTGAGATTGAACAAAATTACAAAATGGAGACATCATATGAAAATCAAATCAGTACGTTGTATCTGCTTTTCCCCAACTGGAACAACAAGGACTATTGCAGAAAATATTGTTAAGGGCATCAACCCTGAATGTGTGGAATTTCTTGATATAACGAAAAGATCACAGCGCAATGGTCTATTTTGGTTGGGTAAAGACGAGATCGTCATTTTCGCAACCCCCGTATATTACGGCCGTGTGCCAGAGGAAATTTTACCATTCCTTACCTCACTTAAAGGTGCGCAGACGTCTGTTGTACTTGTGGCAGTCTATGGTAATAGAGCTGTAGAAGATGCCCTCATGGAACTCAATGATATTGCTGTAAACATTGATTGTATTCCAGTAGCCGCAGGGGCTTTTGTTGCCGAGCATTCGTATTCTTCGAAAAGGTATCCGATTGCTCCCAATCGTCCCGATAAAAACGATATCCGCAAAGCGCAGGCGTTTGGCGCCGCAATTCGAGATAAAATGCAACGCCTTGGATCATCGGGGCATGCAACCAACATTTCCATCCCAGGTCAGTCACCCTATATTGAACCTGTGAATTTGAATATGATAAAAAAAGCACGATCGGCTATAACCCTGACTCCGGAAACAGACACATCCAAATGTACACAGTGCGGACAATGTGTCGAAGTATGTCCCACTGGAGCAATTTCTCCTGATGACGTCACTCAAACAGATAAGTGGCAATGTCTTATATGCTTTGCATGTGTGAAAATCTGTCCGGTAGAAGCAAGGCAAATGAACGAACCAAATTTTCAATCAGCTATCCAGGCATTACAACAAAACTGCCTGGATAGGAAAGAGCCAGAAATATTTTTATAAAAATTGAATTCCGGGAACACAATACTTAGTTCTAAGCAAAAAATGCAACGGATGAACCGGTGCGTTTCACGTTAATTTTTCAAAAATTTTAAGAAATCGGATACTCCACAATCTGTCTATTTAACCGGACCTGCAAGATTTTGAATGAAGCGATCAATTCCCCAAAAAAGAATCAGGGGTTTGAACCCGACACCAGTGAATCTTACAACTGGTAAGGCTCGCTTTTCTCGAAAAGATGACCCTATACATCTTGTGTCTGGAGTTTTTTTCATTTGGCCAGAAAATCCATTGTCAAAATTTTATTCCCATGGCAACGTTGGGAGCTCCAGAAGTCGTCTGACATAAAGCTGGCGGTCAAAGACACGGTTCTGCTTCATCATCTCGAACATTTCGGTCGATAGAACGCATGCAAGCATCTTGAAGACCTCTTTCTCAGGATGTCCGTCGACAATCAGTCTGTCGTATGTCTCCTTCACCTCTGGAGGGTCGTCAATGGCTATCTGTTGCCTGACACCCTCAATAATCTTTTCTCCCAAGTAGGGATTCGTTTCTTCCATGATCTCTGATTCCTATTGTTGCAAGCAAGTGATTATTCAGTCAGTTTTATTGGAGAATATCCTGACCGCCCCCTGGAAGACAAGGGAGAATTTGAACTCCTGGATCAAAAAACTGGAAGATTAAAACAAGAGTCCGAGGTGAAGACTACCTCCAAAGCAAGGTCCGTTTTTCAGATGAATGAACACAGTAGACTATCCCTGTAATTAAGCTGTGTTAAACGTATCAAAAAAAGGATAGCGTGTTCGCTTTTTCCCGAAAATAATG is drawn from uncultured Desulfobacter sp. and contains these coding sequences:
- a CDS encoding o-succinylbenzoate synthase, which codes for MMKARVIEHKLQFKRPAGTSRGVLNHRRVWYLVLEKEGRIGVGECAPLPGLSAETIPDVEQALAALAADPDGFCARSDPHSLPSSVWFAVETALKDLEEDSNQILFPSRFTSGEKGIPINGLIWMGELSFMKEQVRQKLDMGWRCIKLKIGALQFDDELAVLKGIRAEYSPDDVILRVDANGGFTPDQVMDRLGQLAELEIHSIEQPIAKGQWPQMAGICRHSPLDIAFDEELIGITERVEKIRLLDTLSPRYLVLKPSLHGGMKGCDEWIELARVRGIDWWITSYLESDLGLNAIAQWTFLKQPHLHQGLGTGQLFTNNMASPLAIRGEQLFFDPDKPFVFPGIF
- a CDS encoding AMP-binding protein, whose amino-acid sequence is MNLFPETICINGAVHRVETLLEKSSPVCPAGIESDLIEFLAQWYGPQNFITVHTSGSTGAPKPIALDKQFVARSAGRTIQFFGLEPGQRVLLCLPLRYIAGKLMVIRALLGQLDLCPVDPASDFSFLAQCRDTPFRFAAMVPNQVSKLLDDPARFEGLDSLLIGGSALSSRLETRLQNVPTSCFASYGMTETATHIALRRINGPEASDGFHCLQGICVGLSETGCLTIDMQGLDRLVTNDLAQLDDAKTFRILGRADHVIICGGIKYFPETIEKKLEKAIEQPFFIGSLPDETLGRRMVLVIEALPDNVLEKRVAQSLARCLDRYERPRKIVFKKPFERTETGKIIRTF
- a CDS encoding D-serine ammonia-lyase; translation: MSNGSRTCRCSKTSWQASRFSGAIPNTREPGTLLTKCDNLLAVSGSIKARGGIYEVLKVAETLAFDQGLLTLKDDYACLAGEDFKRYFSQYSIAVGSTGNLGLSIGIMGAQLGFKVHVHMSADAALWKKQRLKTCGVNVIEYESDYSNAVAAGRRQAATDSRMHFIDDENSKDLLLGYAVAAGRLEKQLTEQNIRVGKDHPLFVYLPCGVGGGPGGITLGLKLVFGDFVHCFFAEPTPSPCMLLGLMTGLHDKISVRDFGLSNRTDADGLAVGRPSGFVGKTLGALISGVYTVPDADLYRLLQALADQESIFLEPSAAAGLAGPMGLLNSSQGLSYLNQHGLAPKLENAAHLVWGTGGGMVPETVMQEYYRHGR
- a CDS encoding GFA family protein, encoding MSTERKLICLSGKDKAKTFNFKSEGHIKNFCSNCGSALPNIQMDGGLLVVPAGSLDSDVQMEPQGHIY
- a CDS encoding TetR/AcrR family transcriptional regulator produces the protein MKKGKQSNIGTGNKQDERSRRTINRILDEARRLFAEYGFAGVSAEQIVTTAGVTRGALYHHFDGKKGLFRAVLNQVQTEIEKRVKTAVEQVLDPMEMLIAGNNEFLAACLDPGLQRILLTEGPAVLGWEEWREIDEDHVQGKYRAFLAELMANGVLRPFPVDALAHIISGAANEAAFWAARSEDPETALTQAQITMAEMIRSLSP
- a CDS encoding C45 family peptidase, with amino-acid sequence MKKNVKMSLIELAGTPAEVGRGWGKAMAENMHQGLNRILTAVNEVHKTSRTEALSYAMKLWPTAKQFDPELEPFVRGQAQGAGMSLEEAWATRCGLELLFVNTGLAAMCTTLAGTGLATPDGQSIMGQNIDWFKGTPIALLHIKRSDGLRQLVLPLLGLGEYTLNSAGLACCLNGVSAMQPNLKPKISMGAYLPLSMRQTDITKARQLLEQACRGIVAVTLADAKGNLLCVEGTLDDYEVLQPHDGFLTHANNYKTLRFQAVDGCQMIFPDSQARTARMDELAAGLAGQLTPQTLGQALMDHQGFPNSICRHPDPSVPPGLQAESLGSFIMLPSEGAMLVAEGNPCTHEYVRYDV
- a CDS encoding EFR1 family ferrodoxin (N-terminal region resembles flavodoxins. C-terminal ferrodoxin region binds two 4Fe-4S clusters.) — protein: MKIKSVRCICFSPTGTTRTIAENIVKGINPECVEFLDITKRSQRNGLFWLGKDEIVIFATPVYYGRVPEEILPFLTSLKGAQTSVVLVAVYGNRAVEDALMELNDIAVNIDCIPVAAGAFVAEHSYSSKRYPIAPNRPDKNDIRKAQAFGAAIRDKMQRLGSSGHATNISIPGQSPYIEPVNLNMIKKARSAITLTPETDTSKCTQCGQCVEVCPTGAISPDDVTQTDKWQCLICFACVKICPVEARQMNEPNFQSAIQALQQNCLDRKEPEIFL
- a CDS encoding DUF1841 family protein is translated as MEETNPYLGEKIIEGVRQQIAIDDPPEVKETYDRLIVDGHPEKEVFKMLACVLSTEMFEMMKQNRVFDRQLYVRRLLELPTLPWE